The DNA window GTCGGTGCGGCCGGGCCCGGTATCAGGCTGATTTGGGTGGGGCAAGGTCTTTTCCATACTGTTCGCGGAAATAGTCGATAATGGCCTGTTTGTCGCGACCGGCCCGGAGAAATACTTCCATCAGCTTGGCATCGACGAGCATACGGTACCAGAGGGCCTGGAAAAAACACCACACGAAACCGGGCTTGCCATCGAGAAAGCCCAGCCGAATGAAGTAACGGTACAGGAAGTAAAGAATGGGCCGGGTGAATAGGGGCAGCGACGCGTATTTCAGCTTGATATACCGAACGCGCTGATCCTGCGTGCCGAATAACTTAGGCTGTACGGTTTCTGCTTTTTCCGGGTCGAACTGATACCGGTAATTGAGCAGGTTAATCATTTCCAGAATGGTATAATGATTGTGCTTCTGCGTCCACCAGGTCAGGTTGTTCAGGTTGTGATCGACCAGATCATGCTCGAACTGAATTGAATCGCCCTGCGAGAGCTTGATGTGCTCGTCGTGCCAGACCTGTTCGCACATGCCCTGCCCCCGACGCCAGAGCCGAAGCAGCCAGATCGGGTAAAAACCGCCGTGCTTCATCCAGCGATCCATGAAAAAAACGCGTCGTTTGACGTACACGCCCGATACTGAATCGGGCAGCGTGCTCATGCGCCGGTTGATCTCATCGGCCAGTTCAGGCAGCACATATTCGTCGGCATCCATCCGCATCAGCCAGGTGGTATCAAACGGTACGTTGGCAATGCCGTAATTGAACTGAGTGGCGTAGTTGACCCACGGATTCTGCACGACAACGGCCCCCATTGAGCGGGCAATGTCGACGGTACGGTCGGTCGAAAATGAATCGACGATAAAGATTTTATCGGTAAACGGTAGCAGGCTTTCCAAACACCGAACGATGTGTTTTTCCTCGTTGTGAGTCAGAATAATGACGGATACGTCGGTCATAAATAAGTGTAATCCGTTGCCTAAATAGTGTACTTGGCGGGCGAAACGAGTCGGTTAAAGCCTGTACTTTCGTTTGGCCATCCAGCCATTGAACAACAACGCAATACTATCACTTTTTTAAGATCATAAAAAGCTGCATGAAGCATATCTATCCTGCTGTCCTGTTGTTTTTGGTGAA is part of the Spirosoma rhododendri genome and encodes:
- a CDS encoding glycosyltransferase — translated: MTDVSVIILTHNEEKHIVRCLESLLPFTDKIFIVDSFSTDRTVDIARSMGAVVVQNPWVNYATQFNYGIANVPFDTTWLMRMDADEYVLPELADEINRRMSTLPDSVSGVYVKRRVFFMDRWMKHGGFYPIWLLRLWRRGQGMCEQVWHDEHIKLSQGDSIQFEHDLVDHNLNNLTWWTQKHNHYTILEMINLLNYRYQFDPEKAETVQPKLFGTQDQRVRYIKLKYASLPLFTRPILYFLYRYFIRLGFLDGKPGFVWCFFQALWYRMLVDAKLMEVFLRAGRDKQAIIDYFREQYGKDLAPPKSA